TGGAATTCCACCAGAGTAAACTTTAGGAGGTCTTGTTATTGCTGTTACAAACTCGGGTTTTAGTATGCTACTCAACCCTCTCTTTATATTTTCCTCTCCTATTGGCCTGAGACCGTGGGTTGGAGGAGCTAAAAACTTCATCAATTTGAACGCTTCCACGATTTCTTCAGCCTCGTGCCATGTAAGCTTCTCGGGAGGCTTCTCCATAATCTTTGCAACTTGCTCAACAACTTTTTTCCACTTTCTTCCAAAGGACTTAAGAACAGCATCAACTTCCCCATTCATCAACCTTTCATAGAGTTGCTCTCTAAGTTCCTTATTTTCCTCTGACTTGATTAATCTAATGGCCGCTATGTATTTTATTAGCTCATCCACTTTTTTATCGCTAATTCTAGAGAACTCAGAAACAAGGAATCTTCTAACACTACTCCTCTTACTCTTGTGAGCCATTGTATAAACGTCATCAGTCATAACACCCTTAGGATGAGGCTTCATCTCCACGGGAGGCTTTGGAATTTCATCGCTGGATCTTGGGAAAACGATGAGCTTTCCATCAGGTTCAATAAGCTCTATGTGAGCATGAGGATTCGCTATTGCAGTAAGTTTGAGATACCAATAAACCCCCTGCTTTGAACGGACATATTTAACATCCTTAACCTCAAGCTCTATTCTAGTTCCCCTCCAACCCCTGGGATTGGGATGCCTAAGCTTCTTAACGATCTTACCTTCATTCTTTTGGACATCAATCTTAACCCAGGCTTCCACTATGTCATCGCCAGTTGAAGTTATAACCCTTGTAGCCTTTCCACTAGTTATTTGAGCAAACATTACGGCCCCACTTATTCCAATTCCTTGTTGTCCTCTACTCTGGATATTTCTGTGAGCCTTAGTTCCAGCAAGCATCTTTCCAAAGACATGGGGAATATAGTCTTCAGGGATTCCTGGCCCATTATCCTCAACTATAACTTTATAGTGCTCTTTCCCCAATTCTTCAATCTCCACCCTAATGTAGGGTAAAATTCCAGCCTCTTCACAAGCATCCAGGGAGTTAGTGACCGCCTCGTGGATTATTGTAGTCAGTGACCTAACTTTTCCAGTATATCCTAACATTGCAGCGTTCCTTCTGAAAAATTCACTGACGCTCTGAACCTTAAACTCCTTAAATAAATCCCTTGCCTCCGCCATACAAACACCTCACAAGTTTTCATAATACATCGAGCCCTCAAGCTCGAGATCCTTTTTCCTCCGCTCCAAATACCTATAAACTGTCCCATGGGGGGAGCCTCTTGCCAACTTCTCTATAGCTGTCTTTGCTATCTCTATCTGAATAGGATTCCCTATTATTGCCACAGTTTTTCCGTAGACACTTACACTAGCTCCACTCATCTCCTCTATAATCTGCCTCGTTCTTCCCTTTCTACCAATTATTCTTCCTCTAACTCTTGGGAGAGCCTTTTTCTCATCTCCAATAATTATGTCCGTTAAGTTGACAATCTCCAAGTATTCACCCTCATTTAGAAGCCTAAATGCTCTCTCGGGAGAGAATCCTCTACCTATTGCAAGAACTATATCCCTTGCCTTCCAAACAGCTAAAGGATCAGTGGTCTCTCTTGTAGAAGTTATCCAGACTTCACCCGTCTCACTGTCAACTTCTATCTTTGTCTTGGTTCTCCTTTCTATTTCTTTCTTTGTTTGCCCTTTCTTCCCAATAAGCACAGCTATTCTCTCTTTTGGTATTTTAACGTACTCTTCCTGCCTAAAGAATTCTTCCCACTCATCATCCTCTTCCTCTCTAACAATCTCACCATCCTTCGTTACTTTTTCATACTTTTTCATAAGTTCTTCAAACTCCTCTCCCATATTTCCTCACCCGCCAGCTCGCGGAATTTTTCCTCTGGATCTTCAACATCAACACCCTTCTTTCCAAAATAATTGACTATGTTCCTAATATCCCTATAAAGGAGAGTTAAGCTCATCCTGTTCCTTCTCACAGTTGCTTGAGACCAGTCTATTATAACAGGCTCGTGCCAAATTAGTATGTTGTACTCGCTTAAATCTCCATGAACCATATCCCCTCTTTTCCAAAGCCTCTCTATGGCTCCCATTGCAAAGTTATAAAGCTCTTCAAAGTCAGACTTCTCAAGACTTTTCTCAACATCCTTGAGCCTTGGGGCAGGTTCTTCATCCCCTATGTACTCCATAATAAGGACATTATTTCTGAAAGCTATTGGCTCTGGTGCTCTAACTGCATATTTCATGGCCCTCTGGAGGTTCTTGAACTCTCTTCTAGTCCATACGAAAACAAGTTTCCTTATGTCCTTAGGTAAATACCCAACTCTAGGATCTGCAGCCAGGTATTCCCATATTCTCCTAAATTCTGTTGTATATGTTCTGTAGATCTTAACCGCTATTCTATTTCCCTTAGCATCATAACCAACAAATACATTGGCCTCTTTACCCGTACTCAGCACTCCATATAGTCTGTCTATCTTTCCCCGCCTGTAAAAGTAGCTAATAGTCTCAAC
This is a stretch of genomic DNA from Pyrococcus sp. ST04. It encodes these proteins:
- the top6B gene encoding DNA topoisomerase VI subunit B, which codes for MAEARDLFKEFKVQSVSEFFRRNAAMLGYTGKVRSLTTIIHEAVTNSLDACEEAGILPYIRVEIEELGKEHYKVIVEDNGPGIPEDYIPHVFGKMLAGTKAHRNIQSRGQQGIGISGAVMFAQITSGKATRVITSTGDDIVEAWVKIDVQKNEGKIVKKLRHPNPRGWRGTRIELEVKDVKYVRSKQGVYWYLKLTAIANPHAHIELIEPDGKLIVFPRSSDEIPKPPVEMKPHPKGVMTDDVYTMAHKSKRSSVRRFLVSEFSRISDKKVDELIKYIAAIRLIKSEENKELREQLYERLMNGEVDAVLKSFGRKWKKVVEQVAKIMEKPPEKLTWHEAEEIVEAFKLMKFLAPPTHGLRPIGEENIKRGLSSILKPEFVTAITRPPKVYSGGIPFQVEVGIAYGGHISSSEVLRYANRVPLLFDAGSCVITSAVRSIDWKRYRIDSFETSPIVVLVNVISVHVPYTSTGKQSIADIEEIHNEIRLALMEAARRLAFYLGGKFRRLYQVKRRKTLEKYLPEIARALHILTGEPEEKIKEYFLNLIESKIEVEEVSEVEAEATEA
- a CDS encoding KH domain-containing protein, encoding MGEEFEELMKKYEKVTKDGEIVREEEDDEWEEFFRQEEYVKIPKERIAVLIGKKGQTKKEIERRTKTKIEVDSETGEVWITSTRETTDPLAVWKARDIVLAIGRGFSPERAFRLLNEGEYLEIVNLTDIIIGDEKKALPRVRGRIIGRKGRTRQIIEEMSGASVSVYGKTVAIIGNPIQIEIAKTAIEKLARGSPHGTVYRYLERRKKDLELEGSMYYENL
- a CDS encoding serine protein kinase RIO, with amino-acid sequence MERLDREIAEVLGLTEKREKDSELFKVFSEVFDKTTVETISYFYRRGKIDRLYGVLSTGKEANVFVGYDAKGNRIAVKIYRTYTTEFRRIWEYLAADPRVGYLPKDIRKLVFVWTRREFKNLQRAMKYAVRAPEPIAFRNNVLIMEYIGDEEPAPRLKDVEKSLEKSDFEELYNFAMGAIERLWKRGDMVHGDLSEYNILIWHEPVIIDWSQATVRRNRMSLTLLYRDIRNIVNYFGKKGVDVEDPEEKFRELAGEEIWERSLKNL